GTCTTCGACAAGGCCCTGGAAGAGACCAGGTACTACGAGCCCCGGCCCAGGAACGTGGGCAAGGGCATCGGCCTGGTGCAGTGGTCGGTGAACGGCGGCAAGGGGCTGGTGAAGTTCAGGCTCGACGACACCGGGACCCTGACGGTCTCGTCCGCCATGCTGGACCAGGGCGTGGGCACCTTCACGCTGCTGGAGCAGATGGCGGAGCAGGAGCTCAAGATCCCGGCCGAGAACATAAGGTTCGAGCACTTCGACACCAGCGCCGGCATCCAGGACTCCGGCCTGGGCGGCAGCCGCGGCACCCGTGTCTACGGCAACGCCGGCTACGACGGCATCATGAAAACCCGCGAGGAACTCCTGGAGGCCGGCGCCAACGCGCTGGACGCCCCCAGGGAGGACATCGACCTTGCCGACGGACAGGTGGTGCACAAGAACGCCGGCCGCGCCATCAGCTATGCCGACGTGGTCAAGGCCAAGGGCTCGGCCATCGAGACCGAGGGGCTCTACGACGACACTTCCAAGGTGGCGGATGCCGCAATGTGCGCGCAGATCGCCGAGGTGGAAGTGGACCCCGAGACCGGCAACGTCGAGCTCAAGCGGCTGGTCACGAGCCACAGCACCGGCACCATCCTGAATCCGCTCATGCACCAGGGCCAGATCGAAGGCGCCAGCATGACCGGCATCGGCTACGGCATGATGGAGCACTTGATGGTGGACGACGGCAAGGTCACCACCGCCAACTTCGGCGACTACAAGATCCCCACCATGCGGGACGTGCCGGAGTTGACCACCCTGCTGTCCGAGCACAAGCGCGGCCCCGGCCCCTACAACAGCATGGCCATCGGCGAAACCGCCAACATCCCCACGGCCGGCGCCATCGCCAACGCCGTCGCCGACGCCTGCGGAGTGCGCATCATGTCGCTGCCGATCACGTCCGAGAAGGTGTTCGAAGCGCTGAACCGGAAGAGCTGACCGGCCGAACGGACAGCAAGCGCACATCGAGTAGGGGCGGAACGTCCCCTCGCGGTTCATTGCGGCGAGGGGACGTTCCGCCCCTTTTGCTTCGGGCGTTCCCGCTGTTATACGGACGGGCTAATCAGGGTGGATGGCTCGGGAGATGATCAGGTCCTGCTCAACCTGACGCGGTTTCGCCCAAGGCACTGTTGTGCCCCAGGCCAGGATGCTGATGGATGGAACCATTTACGAGTCCAGTTCCGGCATACGGCGCACGACCACACGCCAACTCGGGTCTCTTTCAATGGGCTTGGGGGCGAAAACCGGGTCTATCGCCTCGGTCGGATCAAGCTCAACCCACCCACCGGGCAGACTGCCCAGGGCCTGATCAAGTGCCCCTGTCGCTGGAGTCGCTCCGCCGCGTCGAGAAAGGCGCCGTGGCTGCCCCCGATGGCCTGCATCGCCTCCTCACTCGAGAACACGACACGACCGGACGCGAGTAGCCACGTCGTCCACAACCGAAGAGATGTCTGGCGTTGCTTGGTCATATTGAAATATCCGCTAAATTTGCGGATATTTCAATTCAGTTGAAAGGAGTACGTTACGTTTGGCTATCAGAGCTTCGTAATCGGCAGTACGGTCGTAGTAGGGCTGAGCGCTTTTGAGCACGACATAGATGATGTATCCTCGGACACTGCTGTCCCACAAATTTCATTCGAGCCGGAGGTTGAGTTGAGGAGGGGGTTGGGGCGGAGGAGGCGGGGCGAGGATGAGTTGGAGGGGGCGGCGGTCGAAGAGGTTGAGTTGGAGGATTCGGAGGATGTGGTTGAGGGAGAGGGAGATGCGATTGAGGAACTTGAGGTAGGCGATGAGGAGGTAGACACAGAGGGCGATCCAGAGCTGAGAGAGGACGGCGTTGCGAGAAGTTCCGAGGAAGCTTTTGACCTTGAGATGCTGCTTGATCCACTTGAAGAAGAGTTCGACTTGCCAGCGGTCTTTGTAGATATCGGCGATGGTTTTGGGGGCGAGGGAGAAGTTGTTGGTGAGGAAGTAGTAGAGTTGGCCGGTGGCGAAATCGATATAGCCCACGCGGCGGAGGGGGTGAGGATATTTCGCATGGCTGGAGGTGAGTCGATGGTCTGATCGCAGATCAGGCCTTGTTCGGAGCGGACGGGTCGGCTTTCACGGATGGCGTAGCGAGTGCCTCTTTTGAAGCGGGTGACCACGAAAATTCCTTGTGAATACAGGTCGTTGAGCCATTTGAAGTCCACGTAGCCCCGGTCCGCCACCAGGATGCTGCCCCGGGGCAACGTCAGCGCCCGCGCTCCATGGATGTCCGAAGTCTTGCCGTCGGTGATATGGACGAAGGTCGGCAAATAACCGCCGTGGTCCAGCCCCATGTGCAGCTTCACCGCCCCCTTGGTCTCCCGGAACTTCGCCCACGGAAACAGCGATAGACACAAATCGATGGTGCTCGCATCCAGCGAGTACAGCTTGTTCTTGAATCGAAACTTGTGCCCCGGTGCCTGACTCCGACAGCGTCCCAGCAACTTGCCGAACAACGCCTCGTATAACGTATACGGCTGCTTCTCGTTCACCCGCGCCAAGGACGATCGGCTGAGCCCCTTCACCCCAAGATGGTACTGCTTGTGAGCCTGCACGTTCAGATTCCCCACAATATCCCGCAAGCTGCTCCGCCCCGCCAATTGCCCCAGAACCATCGCCACGAACTGACCCCACCGCGTCATCTTCCGCAACCGCCCGCCCTCATGGTGCTCCCGAGCCTCCCTCTCAAATTCATGTCGCGGCACCAGCTTGAGTATTTGCCCCAGTACTGTATGATTGTGCGCCATGGACCTGAACCTCCCTGTTGATGGGCTTGTGATGATTCCATCTTAACACAGGCGAGCTCTTCAGGTCCTCCTCCGTTCCTATTTCTGTGGGACAGCAGTGATCCTCGGATGATCTCGGCCCAGTTTAGGTCAAGATGCCGGACGCCACCGTGAGCGACAACAGCCCCGACATTTCGGCTTTCGAACGCTGCGTCGAATCCATCAATGCCGCGTACACACGGCTCGGCCACCGGCTAGGCTGGCGGTTTCTGGCAGGACCTCGGCGCACGTTCGCCTCCCATGCCCCGTTCGCCTTGATCACGCTGAATCCCGGCGGGGCGCGCGAAGATCCCAACCACCCACGGGCAAGTTCCGAGAATAGCAGCGCGTACTGGATCGAGTCCTGGAAGGGTTGTCCACCTGGAACCGCGCCGCTTCAGTTTCAGTTCCAGGAACTCTTTGCCAGAATCGTCACCATTGTCGACGCGAGCGAATCCCCGCGTGCCTTCGTCGAGAACCGCGTGCTGGTCGCGCATTTCGTGCCGTTCCGGTCGCCCAGTCTTGCCGCGCTGCATCGTCGCTGCGAATCCATCGCGTTCGCGCGCCGGTTCTGGGCCGAAATCCTCGCCGAGTGGATCCCGCGGACGATCCTGACCATCGACCGCGTCACGTTCAAGAACCTGCACGGGATCATCTCTAACCGCGCAGCGAAGGTCGTTGCCCACCGGCGATTCCCGACTGGATGGGGACGCTGCAGCGCCGAAGCCTTCCGTTTCCGAATGTCAGAGTGCGGAGAAACCGTCACGCTGGCGCGGTTGCCTCACCTGTCCAGATTTCGCTTGATGTCGAACGAAACCTGCCGGCAGCCAGTCCAGGACTTCCTCGACTACGTATGTGCTCCCGCTCACCAGGCCGCGGTGCCGCACCACTCCCACGCTTGCCGTCAAGGCCCACGTATGCGAAGCGCACCGCGGGCTCCACGTGAGGGGGATGCGAGCCCGCCTCGTCGAATCGATTCGGTTTCACACCGTCGGCTTGGCCCGTCGCTGCGCCTCGCCGGTATCGAGGGCGCGGACCTGTACCGGGAATGGGAGACGCATATCGAGGATCAGCGAGCACGCGCCGCTTTTCGCCTCTTGGTGGACGTCGCGGCCTCGTTGCCGCACTTGGTCCTGAGCTTCAGGAAGAAGGGGAAGCTCAAGACGTGCTGCCTTCATGACTGGTCAGAACGGCGCCCCAGGCTGCCGTATTCGTTCATCGTTAACAGGAGTTGGATCAAGTTCTACTTTCGTTTCCGTGAGGCGCGCGCCGGCAAGGATGCGCTGAAGCGGGATTTCAACAGCTTTGAAGACGGCAACAGCAGGGGTGAATGGACCGTCAAGCTGCGGACCGAGGAAGACGTGCGGCTCCTGCTCACGCACCTAAGGGGGAACATGAAGCTCTTCGACAGATACGTAGCCGTCGATTGGTCGGCCAGCAGCAGACGTGAGCGGGGCGAGAACAGCATCTGGCTCGCCGTCCGAGGCATGGGCAGAAGGGTGGAGTACAAGAACCCCGCTACTCGCCAAGAGGCGATGAAGTACATCGAAACGCTGCTGAGGACCGCGACAGCGGAGGGGCGCCGGTTGCTCTGCGGGTTCGACTTTCCGTTCGGATTTCCCGCCGGTACGGCCCAAGCGCTTACCGGCCGCGCCGGCTGGGAGGCGGTTTGGTGTCGAGTTGCCAAGTTGATCGAGGATGATCCACGTAACAGGAACAACCGCTTCAAGGTGGCGGCGAAGCTGAATGCACACTTCGACGGGGACGGGCCATTCTATGGCAACGGTCTGCAAGAGGACATTCCCGGCCTTCCGAGAAACAAGCCACGCTGGGGAGCGAATCTCCCCCCAACCTGCCGCTATGCCGAGTCGAAGGTCAAGTCTGCGCAAGAGGTCTGGAAACTCCTCGGCAACGGATCGGTCGGTGGGCAGGCGCTAACCGGAATCGCGGCGCTTGAACACTTGCGGCACTGTACCGGGGCGCGGGTCTGGCCGTTCGAGACGCTTGGCGAAGGTCGTTCCCACGTGCTGGCGGAGATATATCCATCGTTGATCGAACCCGATCCCGGGCCCGAAGTGAAGGACCGACGACAGGTCGGCGCAGTGGCCATCGCCCTCCAAACGCTCGACGAGGACGGTGAGCTTGGGCGTTACCTTGACGTTCCAAGTGAGATGCCGGCCACCGTGCGCCAAGAAGAGGGTCTGATCCTCGGGATGCAGAATCCCGCGGGATTCCAACGAGCGGCACGCGAACGCGCAGTTCATCCGGGCGAGCATCTGGCTGAAGAGTTGAAGGAGGTCGGCATGAGCATGGCTGCGCTTGCGCGATTGCTTCAGGTGCCCACCAACCGCATTACCGAGATACTCAACGGGCGGCGCGCGGTTACGGGCGATACGGCCCTCCGGCTGGGGCATTTCTTCGGCATCAGCGCGGAGTTCTGGTTGAACTTGCAGAAGCTGTACGAATTGCGGGTGGCAGAGGAGGAAGCAGGCGAGGAAATTCAGGCGCTGCCGACGCTCAAGGACCGTCACTAGGTGGGTGAGTGAACAGACGCTGAACCAAACATATGTAAAATTCCGCTTAATTCGCGGATATTTGCATATGGATCATGCAAATCGCTGGGAAACTTGTGGTTGGACTTTAGGAAGACGAAACTACACTGGCTAATGCAGCGACCGCGGCTCGCCGAGCAAGAACTCAGCGATCTGGGCGTCGAAGCGGTCGCCGTCGGCGGTGACCATCTGGTAGGTGCCGTGCATGGTGCCGTAGGGGGTGGTGAGTGGGCATCCGGAAGTGTACTGGAAGGATTCTCCCTCCTCCAGGACCGGACTCTCGCCCACGACGCCTGGTCCCTTCACCTCCTCCACGTGGCCGGAGGCGTCGGTGATGATCCAGTGGCGGCTCACGAGTTGAACGGTTTCCGAGCCGTCGTTGCTGATCTCCACGGTGTAGAGATAGAACCACCGGTTGTGCTCCGGAAATGAACGGGCCGGGTCGTACTCGGTGGAGACTTCGATCCGGACCCCTCGCGTTACCGCCTTCGAGCTACCCAAGGCAACCTCCGTATCCAATCACTTCGATTCCCCACACACCGACAGGATGGCGAGCGCGTACACCTTGGTGGCGGCAACGAGATCGTCGATCTTCATCGCGCGGTTGCGCGCCTGGCTGATGTTCTCTCTCTGTCGGGGCGGCCCGTAGCAGACCGCCGGGATCCCCAGTTCATTGAAGATGTTCATGTCGCGCCACATGCTGATCTCGGCCGAAGGCGGCGCCGGGGGGTCGGCACCCATGACGTCGCGGTGCGCCTGGTCGATGGAATCGATGAGCATGTCGGCGTTCCGCGCCACGTGCCCCCTGGAATACTGGTAGATGGACACCTCGGAGTCGAAGTCCAGGGTGGCCATCACCGCCTCGATCTCGCGCTTGATGGCCTGGGGATCGGTCCTGGGAACGATGCGCACGTCATAGTAGATGTCGCAGTAGCCCGGGCCGCCGCGGACCGCGGCCACCTGGGCCTTGGGGATCATGGTGCCGCCGGGGAACTCGAAGCGCGCCTTGTGCTCGTAGTCGATGGCCCATTGCTCCAGCGCGACAACCGCGTGGGCCATCTTGATGTAGGGGTTGG
This genomic window from Deltaproteobacteria bacterium contains:
- a CDS encoding HigA family addiction module antitoxin; amino-acid sequence: MSDNSPDISAFERCVESINAAYTRLGHRLGWRFLAGPRRTFASHAPFALITLNPGGAREDPNHPRASSENSSAYWIESWKGCPPGTAPLQFQFQELFARIVTIVDASESPRAFVENRVLVAHFVPFRSPSLAALHRRCESIAFARRFWAEILAEWIPRTILTIDRVTFKNLHGIISNRAAKVVAHRRFPTGWGRCSAEAFRFRMSECGETVTLARLPHLSRFRLMSNETCRQPVQDFLDYVCAPAHQAAVPHHSHACRQGPRMRSAPRAPREGDASPPRRIDSVSHRRLGPSLRLAGIEGADLYREWETHIEDQRARAAFRLLVDVAASLPHLVLSFRKKGKLKTCCLHDWSERRPRLPYSFIVNRSWIKFYFRFREARAGKDALKRDFNSFEDGNSRGEWTVKLRTEEDVRLLLTHLRGNMKLFDRYVAVDWSASSRRERGENSIWLAVRGMGRRVEYKNPATRQEAMKYIETLLRTATAEGRRLLCGFDFPFGFPAGTAQALTGRAGWEAVWCRVAKLIEDDPRNRNNRFKVAAKLNAHFDGDGPFYGNGLQEDIPGLPRNKPRWGANLPPTCRYAESKVKSAQEVWKLLGNGSVGGQALTGIAALEHLRHCTGARVWPFETLGEGRSHVLAEIYPSLIEPDPGPEVKDRRQVGAVAIALQTLDEDGELGRYLDVPSEMPATVRQEEGLILGMQNPAGFQRAARERAVHPGEHLAEELKEVGMSMAALARLLQVPTNRITEILNGRRAVTGDTALRLGHFFGISAEFWLNLQKLYELRVAEEEAGEEIQALPTLKDRH
- the apaG gene encoding Co2+/Mg2+ efflux protein ApaG; its protein translation is MGSSKAVTRGVRIEVSTEYDPARSFPEHNRWFYLYTVEISNDGSETVQLVSRHWIITDASGHVEEVKGPGVVGESPVLEEGESFQYTSGCPLTTPYGTMHGTYQMVTADGDRFDAQIAEFLLGEPRSLH